A stretch of the Cyanobacterium sp. T60_A2020_053 genome encodes the following:
- the lptB gene encoding LPS export ABC transporter ATP-binding protein has protein sequence MELTLKNIHKYYGKRCIVNRVNLQVSQGEIVGLLGPNGAGKTTTFYITTGLITPNEGKVTLDDMDITALKLNQRAKLGIGYLTQQASIFRNLTVKENIQLVLEQTNPSPRSRQMRLEQLIAEFRLEQVVETKGAQVSGGERRRTELARALAVGKEGPKFLLLDEPFAGVDPIAVYEIQQIIAGLKKQGMGILITDHNVRETLAITKRSYILREGQILTSGTAEELYNNPLVKQYYLGDNFRA, from the coding sequence ATATTACGGTAAAAGATGTATTGTCAATCGAGTCAATCTACAAGTCTCCCAAGGAGAAATCGTCGGTTTATTAGGACCAAATGGAGCGGGAAAAACTACTACTTTTTATATTACTACTGGTTTAATAACTCCTAACGAAGGTAAAGTTACCCTTGATGACATGGATATAACTGCCCTCAAACTCAACCAACGGGCAAAATTAGGTATTGGTTATTTAACTCAACAAGCCAGTATTTTTCGTAATTTAACTGTCAAAGAGAATATTCAATTAGTTTTAGAACAAACTAACCCTTCTCCCCGTAGTCGTCAAATGAGACTAGAACAGTTGATCGCTGAATTTCGCTTAGAGCAAGTGGTAGAGACGAAGGGCGCTCAAGTTTCGGGAGGAGAGAGACGGCGCACGGAATTGGCAAGGGCGCTGGCGGTAGGCAAAGAAGGTCCGAAATTTTTATTATTAGATGAACCTTTTGCGGGGGTTGATCCCATTGCCGTATATGAGATACAGCAGATTATTGCTGGGTTAAAAAAGCAAGGGATGGGTATTTTGATTACTGATCATAATGTGAGAGAAACTCTTGCTATTACTAAAAGGTCTTATATTTTAAGGGAAGGGCAAATTTTGACTTCTGGTACTGCGGAAGAATTGTATAATAATCCTTTAGTGAAACAATACTACTTAGGGGATAATTTTCGAGCTTAA
- a CDS encoding LptF/LptG family permease gives MEKKSRHFSQLFISVMDRYILIELLIPFLFGIGLFTALGLSIGTLFDLIRRVTESGLLFSIAVKIFLLRMPEFIVLAFPMAILLATLMAYSRLSSDSEIIALRSVGVNLYRLINPALILSLIVTAMTFVINDVIAPSAHREANLTLQQALGEVRPNFKERNILYPEYADIENEQGEFNYGLARLFYAEEFNGEDMRYLTILDFSRQGFKQVLTAEKAKWNIEQNIWDFFNGTIYMIATDGSSRNVVRFEHQQLALPSAPLDFAQRPLSYQEMSISQAREYQRIARLEGNNGEVRKLEINIQKKIALPFVCIIFAVMGASLGIRPQNAGKAKSFGICIGLILTYYILSFISELMAMGSILTPVAGAWLPNLIGLSLSSWLLWQTNQQG, from the coding sequence ATGGAGAAAAAATCAAGACATTTTTCTCAACTGTTTATATCGGTCATGGATCGTTATATTCTGATTGAGTTATTAATTCCGTTTTTATTTGGTATCGGTTTGTTTACTGCGCTTGGTTTATCCATTGGGACACTTTTTGATCTCATTCGTCGAGTAACTGAATCCGGTTTACTTTTCAGCATTGCGGTAAAAATATTTTTGTTACGAATGCCAGAATTTATTGTTTTGGCGTTTCCCATGGCAATTTTGTTGGCAACTTTGATGGCATACAGTCGTTTATCCAGTGATAGTGAAATTATTGCTTTGCGTAGTGTTGGGGTTAATCTTTATCGTCTCATTAACCCTGCTTTAATACTCAGTCTCATAGTTACTGCCATGACTTTTGTCATTAATGATGTCATAGCGCCCTCCGCCCATCGAGAAGCTAATCTCACTTTACAACAGGCATTGGGTGAAGTGCGCCCGAATTTTAAAGAGCGAAATATTCTTTATCCTGAATATGCTGACATTGAAAATGAACAAGGGGAATTTAATTATGGTTTAGCGCGCCTATTCTATGCCGAGGAATTTAATGGGGAAGACATGAGATATTTAACCATTCTCGACTTTAGCCGTCAAGGCTTCAAGCAAGTGTTAACCGCCGAAAAAGCAAAATGGAATATTGAACAAAATATCTGGGATTTTTTCAACGGCACAATTTATATGATTGCCACCGATGGTAGTAGTCGTAATGTAGTACGATTTGAACATCAACAATTAGCTTTACCCAGCGCCCCTCTCGACTTCGCCCAGCGCCCGTTAAGTTATCAAGAAATGAGTATTTCCCAAGCCAGAGAGTATCAACGAATAGCTAGGTTAGAAGGAAATAACGGTGAAGTGAGAAAGCTAGAAATTAATATACAAAAGAAAATTGCCTTACCCTTCGTGTGTATTATTTTTGCGGTGATGGGCGCTTCCTTGGGTATTCGCCCCCAAAATGCAGGAAAAGCCAAGAGTTTTGGTATCTGTATCGGTTTGATTTTGACTTATTATATCCTCTCCTTTATCAGTGAATTGATGGCAATGGGGAGTATTTTAACCCCGGTGGCGGGCGCTTGGCTACCAAACCTCATTGGTTTATCCCTAAGTAGTTGGCTACTCTGGCAAACTAATCAACAAGGATAA